In the Profundibacter amoris genome, AACTCATATCATGGGTGATGGTCATCGCGGTTGCGCCCATTTCCACAACAATTTCGCGGATCAACTCGTTGATAACGCCCGCCATAATCGGGTCCAGCCCCGTTGTGGGTTCATCAAAGAAAATGATCTCGGGCTCGGCCGCAATCGCACGGGCCAGTCCCACACGTTTTTGCATCCCGCCGGACAGTTCCGCCGGATACAGGTCCGCCACATCTGGTTTCAGCCCCACGCGGCGCAGTTTTTCGATTGCAATTGCGCGGGCCTCGTCCTTGGGTCGTTTCAATGATCCGCGCAGCAGGCGAAAGGCCACATTTTGCCAGACCGGCAGACTGTCAAACAGCGCGCCGCCCTGAAACAGCATACCGAAACGCGCCAGAAAGGCATCGCGTTCGACCTTGGTCACATCCTGCCCGTCAACGGTAATCACCCCGCTGTCAGGCTTGATCAGCCCCAGAATACACTTCAGCAACACCGATTTACCCGTGCCCGAGCCACCGATCACCACCATGCTTTCGCCCCGCGGGATGGTCAGGTTGACCCCTTGCAGCACCTTGTTGCTGCCAAACGCCTTATGCACATCCGTCAAGGTAATCATGAGCCAAACAACATTGTGGTTAACAGGAAATTCGCCGCCAGGATCAGTACCGCTGCCGCCTCGACCGAGGATTTGGTCGCCTTGCCCACCCCTTGCGCCCCTCGGCCCGAATTCATCCCATAATAACAGCCCATGAGCGCGGCGATAAAGCCGAACACAGCGCCTTTGATCAGGCTCGAGGCGATATCGGCAGCCTCAAGGAAATCAACGGTGTTGTTCAGATAGGTGGCCGAGTTGAAATCCAGCTTGCCGGTGGCCACAAGGTAGCCGCCGAAAATGCCGATGATATCACCGATGCCCACCAGTATCGGCACGGTGATAAAGGCCGCCAGCACGCGCGGCACGGTCAGGTATTTCATCGGGTGGGTGGACAGCGTGACCAACGCGTCGATCTGTTCGGTCACCCGCATGGTGGCGATTTCGGCGGCAATCGACGAGGTCACCCTTGCCGCGATCATCAAGCCCACCAGCACCGGTCCCAGTTCGCGCACCATGCCGATGGCAACGATCTGCGGCACCACCGCTTCGGCGCTGAAGCGCGCGCCGCCGGCATAGATCTGCAAGGCCAGCGCGCCGCCGGTGAAAAAGGCAGTCAGGCCAACGACCGGCAGGCTGAAATATCCGATCGTTAACAGGGACTGGCCGAATTCTTTGATGTAGAAAGGCGGGCGAACCATATGGCCCAATGTCTGGAGCAAAAAGATGCTGATCCGGCCAAGGGCCGCCAGAATACCCATTGTGTTGCGGCCGATGGCGGCGACGGGGGCAAGCAGGCTCACGGGGCAAACCCTCCGGCATAGCGGCGCGCGTAACGGGGGCCTAAAGATGTCAGGATTTCATAACCGATGGTGCCGGCCATTTCTGCCAGATCATCCACCGTCTGTTGCGGGGTGATCAGGTCCAGATGGGTCGGGATCTGGTTCAGGTGGCTGATGTCCACCGTGATCAGATCCATCGACACGCGCCCCACCAGCGGGCAAGGGGTGTCATCATGCCAAAACGTGGCCTTGCCCGACATCGCGCGGATCAACCCGTCGGCATAACCGCCGGAAACGGTGGCGATTTTCGCCGGTTGTTCAGCGCGCCATGCGTTGCCGTAACCCACGGTTTCGCCTGCCGCCAGATCGCGGGTCTGGATCACCGGCAGGGACAGATGCACAACGGGCTGCGCATCGGCAAAGGGCAGGCCGCCATACAGGCCGATGCCCGGTCGGGTCAGGTCGAAATGGTAGTCCGGCCCGAGCAGGATGCCGCCGGTTGCAGCCAGCGAACGCGGGGCATTGATGCCGTCGGTCATGTCGCGGAAGGTCGCCAGTTGGCGCGCGTTCATATCGTGGTCCGGCTCGTCGGCGCAGGCCAGATGGCTCATTACCAAAACGGGGGTTTGCGGCAGAACAATATCGCGCACGGCGGCCCATTCGGGCGCCTCCATGCCCAGCCGGTTCATGCCGGAATCCAGCTGGATGCCGAAGGGGGCGTTGGGCAGGGATTCGAAATGGCGGGTCAACTGGTTCAGGGAATTCAGCATGGGGGTAAGATGCAGGTCATGGATCATATCGGTGTCGCCGCGCATATGCCCGCCAAAGACGAAAATATCGACACCCGGCCCCAGTGCCTCGCGCACCGCCGCGCCTTCCTCGGCCACAGCCACGAAAAACCGCCGCGCACCGGCCTGCGCCAGCGCCTTTGCCACCCGGCCCACGCCCAGCCCGTAGCCATCCGCCTTGACCACAGCCGCCGTCTCGCATTCTGTCATTGCGTCCAGCGCCCGCCAGTTGGCCGCCAACGCATCCAGATCAATTGTCAGGTTTCCACTTGCCATAGGGGGTTTTTGACGGGTGGGGGGGGAAGGTCAAGCAGAAACACAATGCCTGCCCCTTGACACCCCGGTTTTTTCCCCGCACCTTTTGCCGATTATCGATGCGTATGAGTGCAATTTTGTTTTTTCAGGGGGCTTTCCCCGCTAATTTATTTTTGGAGATATTGAATGGGCTTTAAGTCATTTCTATTCACGGGCGTTGTCGCCACAGGGCTGTTTATTGGCCAGAACGTTTGGGCCGACCCGATGCAAGAGGCATTGGATAAAATCGCACAATGCAACGAGAAACGCTGTAATCAACTGCGCCTGAGCGGCATCAAGGGGCTGACAGTGATCCCGGCCGAGGCATTAAGCATCGCCAAGCTGGATTCGCTTGATTTGTCACGTCTGGAAATTACCGATCTGTCGATGATTGCCAAAATGCCGTGGCTAAAAGAGATAAATCTGTCTGGCACGCCTGTAACCGATTTAAGCGGGTTGTCTGGACTAAAGGCGCTGCGCGTATTGAACCTGAGCAATAGCAAAGTCACTGACCTGACCCCGCTTGCCGGTATGGGGGCGCTGCAAAAGCTGGACATCTCGCGAACCGGAATCAGCGATATATCTGTTCTGGCCAAACTGGGGGCGTTGCAGAAATTGATCCTGACCAAATCTGCTGTGACCGACATTTCGCCCCTGGCCGGTATGGGCGGGCTGGAGGAACTTAGTTTAACCCGGGTGGCGGTTACCGATTTCGGTCCGCTTGCAGGGCTGGGCGCGCTGGAAGAACTGGACCTGTCCGAGACCGGCATTTCCGATCTGTCACCGCTGGCCGGACTGGCCGCTTTGCGCACATTAAAGATCACCGAGACCAAAGTCAGCGACCTTGCACCGCTTGCAGACCTGCGCTTGCTGGGTGGTCTGTCAGCCTCCTTTACCCAGGTTTCGGACCTTGCCCCGCTGGCCAAGTTGAAGAATTTACAAAACATCTTTGTAAATGGCACTCAGGTATCCGACCTTGGCCCATTGGCAGGGATGATGGTGCTCTACGGGCTGGATTTAAGCGAAACAGGGGTGAGTGACATTTCACCATTGGCAAATTCACCCGAGTTGAAATCGCTTTACCTAAACAAAACCGAAGTAGCCGATATTTCGGCGGTGGCCAGCATGCCTAAGTTGCAAACGTTGAATTTGAAGGGAACCAAAGTTGCCGATATTACGCCGGTTTCGGGCTTGGCCGAGATATCCAGCCTTGATCTGAACGAAACCGCCGTGAGCGACATTTCAGCACTGGCCGGAAAGGAAAAGCTAAGCAACCTTGATCTGAACCGCACCGGCGTTGCCGATCTGTCACCACTGGCGGGCCTGCCCAAACTCAGAAGCCTTGATGTGTCGGATACCAAGGTTACCGACCTAAGCCCGTTGATTGGCCTGCCGAAATTCCGGTCTCTGACGGTTTATAACCTGACAAGTCTTGATAAATCCCAACTGGATAAATTGCAGGAATCCGGTGTGAAACTGCGCGGTCTGGACGAATAACCGGTAAAGGTGCAGGCGGGGCAGCTTCTGGAAGCTGTCCTCGCCCCCTTGCCACGGTTTGACCGGATTGCCAAAACGGGTGAACTGGCCTTCAAAGCTCAACTCGATACGGCCGATCGGGCCAAGCGCCTGATGCACTGCGGCGCCTTCCACAGCGACAGCGACGAAAACCGCCGTGCACCAGCCTTGGCCAGCGCTTTTGCCCCCCGGTCTATACCCAGCCCGTAACCATCAGCCTTGACCACGGCCGCCGTTTCGCAAACTGCCAATGTGTCCAGCACACGCCTGTTGGCCGTCAGCGCATCCAGATCAATTGTTGAATTACCGCTTCCCATAAGTGGTTTTTGACGGGGGCAAGGGGAAGGCCAAGCAGAAAGCGAAAGATAGGGAAATCCAGACTACCCACATGCGGGACAAACGGGTAGAAAGCCCAAAGGAAAAGCAGGAGAGCAGACGATGGGTGTTATCGGCAGAATAAAAACCGAACTGGAAAAACCGCGCAAATCACGCCCTTTGGGCAGCGGTTGGCTGTCGGGATCGTTGTCTATACTTGCGGGGTTGGCCGGGTTGCTGATCGTAATGATCCGCTTTTTCCCGCAGACCTTTACCATGCCCGAACTGTCAATCATCCATGAAAGCAGCTATATCACGGTATTCTTGCGGGCCGTATTGCTGCTGGGCTACCTGTTGGCCCTGATCAGCATACTTTTAAGCCGGAACAAGGTGTTGGGCTGGACTGGTCTGGCTATTGTCCTTACGGCTTCGTTGTTTGGAAGTGCGCCTGCAGTTGAGCCGGGGCAAAGCGCGCAGGCATTATATTTCGGGTTGGACTATTTCATTGTCAATGTGCTGTTTATCGGCTTTCTGTTTGTGCCGTTGGAACGGTTCCTTCCCCACAAAGGAGAGCAAACCGTTTTTCGCCCGGAATGGCAGGAGGACATGTTCTATTATCTGGTCAGCTCGATGTTGGTACAGGTTCTGTCGTTTTTAACAATGGCACCTTCAAATCTGGTGAACAAAAACCTTGATATGTCGCAAATCGTTGCCACAATCGAGGCTTTGCCGTTTGTTGTGCAAGTGATTGTTATCATGGTGGCAACAGATTTCGTGCAATACTGGGTGCATCGGGCGTTTCATACTTTTCCGTTTTTGTGGCGGTTCCATTCGATTCACCATTCGACCCAAAGCATGGATTGGCTTGCGGGAGCCAGAATGCATTTTCTGGAAATCGCCGTGCTGCGCGGGTTAACGGCCGTACCGATGTTTACACTGGGATTTAAACCCGAAGCCATTCAGGCCTATCTTTTGATTGTCTATTTCTATTCGTCCTTTATCCACGCCAATCTGGGGATAAAATTCGGGTTTCTTGAGCGGTTTCTGGTTACGCCCCGGTTTCATCACTGGCACCACGGATCGGAACGTGCAGCAATTGATATCAATTATGCGTCGCATTTCCCGTTGTTTGATTGGCTGTTCGGCACCCACCATTTGCCCGAGGATGAATGGCCGCAGAAATACGGTGTCGCCGGCGGGGGAGTGCCCAAAGGTTATTGGCAACAATTACTACACCCATTTCGCAAGCCTACGAAATAGATCCAGACTCTAGAAGCTGTCCCCGCCCCCTTGCCACGGTTTGACCAGATTGCCAAAACGGGTGAACTGGCCTTCAAAGCTCAGCTCGATATGGCCGATCGGGCCGTGGCGCTGCTTGCCGATGATCACCTCGGCCTTGCCGCGCAGGGCTTCCATTTCGTCCATCCAGACCTGCATTTTGTCCAGCTCGTGATCACCCGGTTTTTCGCGCTCTTTATAATATTCCTCGCGGTAAACGAACATCACCACATCCGCGTCCTGCTCGATCGATCCCGATTCCCGCAGGTCCGACAGTTGCGGGCGCTTGTCATCACGGTTTTCCACCTGACGCGATAACTGCGACAGGGCGACCACCGGAATATCCAGCTCTTTTGCAATCGCCTTCAGCCCCTGCGTGATCTCCGACACCTCGTTCACACGGCTGTCTTTGGCGGTGGCGGGGCGCACCAGTTGCAGATAGTCGATGAACAACACATCCAGCCCGTGGGTGCGTTTCAGACGGCGCGCGCGCGCAGCCAACTGGCTGATCGGCAGGGCGGGGGTGTCATCGATATAAAGCGGGCAGGCTTCCAGCTGTTTGGCGGCCTCGACAAACCGGCGGAATTCCTCTTCGGTCATGTCGCCCCGGCGGATCTGTTCGCTGGGCACTTCACTTGCCTCGGACAGGATACGCGCGGCCAGTTGTTCGGCGCTCATCTCGAGGCTGTAAAACCCGACAACCCCGCCATTCACCGCCCCTTCGGTGCCATCATGCAGCGTGCCCTTTTGATAGGCCTTGGCGATATTATAAGCGATGTTGGTTGCCAATGATGTTTTCCCCATCGACGGGCGACCCGCAAGGATCAGCAAATCCGAACGGTGCAATCCGCCCAGCTTCTTGTCCATATCGGTCAGGCCGGTTGAAATCCCCGCCAGTCCGCCATCGCGCTGATAGGCGGCGTTGGCAACATTCACCGCATCGGTCACGGCCTTCAGGAAGGATTGAAACCCGCTGTCGGTCTGGCCCTGTTCGCCAAGCGCATAAAGCGCCTGTTCGGCCTCGACGATCTGCTCTTTGGGTTCCGAGGCAATATCGACCTTGCCCGCTTTGTCCGAAATCTCGCGGCCCAGCCCGATCAATTCGCGCCGAATCGCCAGATCGTAAATCATCTGCGCATAATCACGGGCGGCAAAACCGGAAATAGCCGCCCCCGCCAGCCGCACCAGATAGGCAGCGCCACCCAGCTCTTTCAGCCCTTCGTCATCCTCCAGAAACGCCTTTAGCGTGACGGGTGAAGCAAGATTGTTTTTGGCAATCCGGCTGGCGGCTACTTCGAAAATGCGCGCATGCGTTGGCTCGAAAAAGTGCTGCGGGCCGATGATCGCCGCGACGCGGTCGTAAATATCGTTGTTGGTCAGGATCGCGCCCAGCAATTGCTGTTCGGCCTCGATGTTATGGGGCAGGGCGTCGCTGATGCCTGCCTCGTCCCGGGTTGAATTTATCGGCGCAATTTCGTTCATGTCCCACCTGTCTGTCCCACCGGAAATTGTTTAAACGCACCGCGTTGGCGGTGCAAATTGTATAAATCTGTGGATAGATTAAACTGTCCACATTTGGTGGTTGGCATTATTTAACCCGCAATATACACGAATTGTGGCCCGTTTGCGCGTTTATTTTTTTCGCGCATCCTGCCAGGCCCTCGGGGCGGACAAAAAGCTTTCGACCTCGGTCAGAGTGGCCGCATCAAAGGCACCGCTGGCCTTGGCCTCGGTCAGAACATCCCACCATGTGCACAGGTGATGCAGGGTAACCCCGTGATCGCCCAAGGTTTTCCCGGTTTCTGGAAAAATGTCGTAGTAAAAAATCACCGCAGTGTGGGCACAAGTCGCCCCGGTTTCACGAATCGCATCGACAAAAGACAGTTTGGAGCCACCATCGGTGGTCAGATCCTCGACCAGCAAAACCCGCTGCCCCTCGCTCATATCGCCCTCGATTCGCGCATTGCGGCCATACCCCTTGGGTTTCTTGCGCACATAGCTCATCGGCAAGGCCATGCGTTCGGCCACAAGCGCGGCAAAGGGGATGCCTGCGGTTTCCCCGCCGGCGATGTTGTCGAACGCCTCGAATCCTGCGTCCCGCATCACGGTGGTGACCATGAAATCCATCACGGTAGACCGGATCCGCGGATGGCTGATCAGCTTGCGACAATCAATATAGGTCGGGCTGGGCAGGCCCGAGGCCAGTGTGAACGGCTCGACCGCGTTAAAATGCACCGCCTTGATTTCCAACAGCATTTTCGCGGTCAGGCGGGCGATTTCTTCTTTGGAAGGGTAGGTCGAGGGGATCATCAGCAGAACCTTTTGCGCTTCTTCTTTTTTAAAATATCCCCGCCGGAGGCATAATAGTTTTCTTGCCTGCGGCGCGGATATTTATGGAACAAAGATATATCAGGACGTGACCTGCCACAACAGATCGAATCCGGGATCAAATATGGTGACATCGCCCTCATTGGTGATCAGTTTTTCGGGCGTGGGCGATGGCGCGCATTTGGTCAGGGTGATTGTGGTTTCATTGACGGGCAGGCGATAGAATGCAGGACCGTGCAAAGATGTGAACCCTTCCAGCCGGTCCAGCGCACCTTCTTCTTCGAACACATGGACAAGGATTGGCATGGTGTTGGTGGCGGTGAAGCAGCCGGCGCAACCACAGGCGCTTAGCTTGTTGGCATCGGTATGCGGGGCGCTGTCGGTGCCAAGGAAGAACCGCGTATCCCCCGAAGTGGCAGCGGCGCGCAGGGCCAGACGGTGGCTTTCGCGTTTGGCGACCGGCAGGCAGTAGTAATGCGGTTTGATGCCGCCAACCAGAATATGGTTGCGGTTGATGATCAGGTGGTGCGTGGTGATGGTCGCCGCCAGATCGCGATCGGCGCTTTGCACATAGTCCACCCCGTCAGCGGTGGTGATATGTTCCATGATCACACGCAAGCCCGGTGTTTTGCGCCGGATCGGGTCGAGCACGCGGTCGATAAACACCGCTTCGCGATCAAAGATATCTATGTCGGCATCGGTCACTTCGCCATGCACGCACAGGGGCAGGTCGATTTCGGCCATGCGTTCCAGCACACCGCGCACCTTGTCAAAGTCCGAAACCCCCGAGGCCGAATTGGTCGTCGCCCCCGCCGGATACAGTTTCACCGCCGAGATCAGCCCCGAAGCATGGGCCGCGGCCACGTCATCGGCATCGGTTTCCTCTGTCAGATACAGCGTCATCAGCGGAGTGAAATCCGTGCCATCGGGCAGGGCGGCCATGATCCGCGACTTATAGGCGATTGCATCCGCTGACGTCACCACCGGCGGCACCAGATTGGGCATGATGATGGCACGGGCAAAATGGCGTGTGGTTTCGGGCAAAACAGCGGCCAGCATTGCGCCATCGCGCAAGTGCAGGTGCCAGTCATCCGGGCGGCGGAGGGTGATTTGATCGGTCATGATGGCCCCCGATTACACAATCCGGGGCCGTCAAGCTATGGCAAATTTCTATGCGGGCAGGTTTTTTACCAGTGATCCTGTTAATTCCACGCCTCGACCACGTCGAAATTATCCTGTGCAGCAATCATTCCTGCAGGACCAAACCCCAAAGGCAGGCGCTGTTCCTTGCGCTTGACCACACGCACAACCGGGGCAAGGCGGATATCGAAATATTTCGGGTCATTGAGGATGTCGGATGGCAACCGGTTTCTGGCCAGCACCCGGCGTTTGCGATATTTCACTTCGACATCATACTCGCAGCCTTCAAACACGCCATCGTCGCATTCATCGGTAAAGCATTTGCGCAGCTCGATTTCGCGGGCCCGCAGCGCCTGAATTTCCTTGCGAACATGGCCAAGTTCGTCGGCCGGCATCTGATGTAGCATTTCAATCTCCCTTACTGTGTTCAAAGGGAGTTTTATGGAAAATTCTAAATAAATTGCTAATCCAGGGGTTGAAAAGCAACATTTTTACGGGTCCGCCGAATGTTGGGCAGGGTTTTTCCTGCCGATTTCAAACGGGTTTCGATTTTTTCCAACCGTTCTTTGAACCGCGGCGCTTCTACCCGGCTGGCAGCATAGCGGCATAACATCCCTGACATGATGCAACGGTCATCATCGTCCAGATGGGTCAACACGCGCCCAAGGTAGGGGGCATATTCATGCCGTGCGCGATACAATTGATGGAACTGCTTTGCCACATCCATATCTTCACAGGCCGCGTCGACCAGTGGTTGCAGGATATCCATCTGGATCATGGCCTTCATAATGTCGCGCCCCAGAAACCGGCATCGCAATTTGGTCACATGCGAACGGGTAAACAGTGCTGCGTGCATGGCGTCCATTTCTTCTTCGGGATCATA is a window encoding:
- a CDS encoding orotate phosphoribosyltransferase; this translates as MIPSTYPSKEEIARLTAKMLLEIKAVHFNAVEPFTLASGLPSPTYIDCRKLISHPRIRSTVMDFMVTTVMRDAGFEAFDNIAGGETAGIPFAALVAERMALPMSYVRKKPKGYGRNARIEGDMSEGQRVLLVEDLTTDGGSKLSFVDAIRETGATCAHTAVIFYYDIFPETGKTLGDHGVTLHHLCTWWDVLTEAKASGAFDAATLTEVESFLSAPRAWQDARKK
- the pyrC gene encoding dihydroorotase, whose product is MTDQITLRRPDDWHLHLRDGAMLAAVLPETTRHFARAIIMPNLVPPVVTSADAIAYKSRIMAALPDGTDFTPLMTLYLTEETDADDVAAAHASGLISAVKLYPAGATTNSASGVSDFDKVRGVLERMAEIDLPLCVHGEVTDADIDIFDREAVFIDRVLDPIRRKTPGLRVIMEHITTADGVDYVQSADRDLAATITTHHLIINRNHILVGGIKPHYYCLPVAKRESHRLALRAAATSGDTRFFLGTDSAPHTDANKLSACGCAGCFTATNTMPILVHVFEEEGALDRLEGFTSLHGPAFYRLPVNETTITLTKCAPSPTPEKLITNEGDVTIFDPGFDLLWQVTS
- a CDS encoding MlaE family ABC transporter permease, with translation MGILAALGRISIFLLQTLGHMVRPPFYIKEFGQSLLTIGYFSLPVVGLTAFFTGGALALQIYAGGARFSAEAVVPQIVAIGMVRELGPVLVGLMIAARVTSSIAAEIATMRVTEQIDALVTLSTHPMKYLTVPRVLAAFITVPILVGIGDIIGIFGGYLVATGKLDFNSATYLNNTVDFLEAADIASSLIKGAVFGFIAALMGCYYGMNSGRGAQGVGKATKSSVEAAAVLILAANFLLTTMLFGS
- the alr gene encoding alanine racemase codes for the protein MASGNLTIDLDALAANWRALDAMTECETAAVVKADGYGLGVGRVAKALAQAGARRFFVAVAEEGAAVREALGPGVDIFVFGGHMRGDTDMIHDLHLTPMLNSLNQLTRHFESLPNAPFGIQLDSGMNRLGMEAPEWAAVRDIVLPQTPVLVMSHLACADEPDHDMNARQLATFRDMTDGINAPRSLAATGGILLGPDYHFDLTRPGIGLYGGLPFADAQPVVHLSLPVIQTRDLAAGETVGYGNAWRAEQPAKIATVSGGYADGLIRAMSGKATFWHDDTPCPLVGRVSMDLITVDISHLNQIPTHLDLITPQQTVDDLAEMAGTIGYEILTSLGPRYARRYAGGFAP
- a CDS encoding ABC transporter ATP-binding protein is translated as MITLTDVHKAFGSNKVLQGVNLTIPRGESMVVIGGSGTGKSVLLKCILGLIKPDSGVITVDGQDVTKVERDAFLARFGMLFQGGALFDSLPVWQNVAFRLLRGSLKRPKDEARAIAIEKLRRVGLKPDVADLYPAELSGGMQKRVGLARAIAAEPEIIFFDEPTTGLDPIMAGVINELIREIVVEMGATAMTITHDMSSVRAIADKVAMLHGGVIQWTGPVADMDASGDPYLDQFIHGRAEGPIEAVR
- a CDS encoding replicative DNA helicase; amino-acid sequence: MNEIAPINSTRDEAGISDALPHNIEAEQQLLGAILTNNDIYDRVAAIIGPQHFFEPTHARIFEVAASRIAKNNLASPVTLKAFLEDDEGLKELGGAAYLVRLAGAAISGFAARDYAQMIYDLAIRRELIGLGREISDKAGKVDIASEPKEQIVEAEQALYALGEQGQTDSGFQSFLKAVTDAVNVANAAYQRDGGLAGISTGLTDMDKKLGGLHRSDLLILAGRPSMGKTSLATNIAYNIAKAYQKGTLHDGTEGAVNGGVVGFYSLEMSAEQLAARILSEASEVPSEQIRRGDMTEEEFRRFVEAAKQLEACPLYIDDTPALPISQLAARARRLKRTHGLDVLFIDYLQLVRPATAKDSRVNEVSEITQGLKAIAKELDIPVVALSQLSRQVENRDDKRPQLSDLRESGSIEQDADVVMFVYREEYYKEREKPGDHELDKMQVWMDEMEALRGKAEVIIGKQRHGPIGHIELSFEGQFTRFGNLVKPWQGGGDSF
- a CDS encoding alanine racemase, encoding MGSGNSTIDLDALTANRRVLDTLAVCETAAVVKADGYGLGIDRGAKALAKAGARRFSSLSLWKAPQCIRRLARSAVSS
- a CDS encoding sterol desaturase family protein — encoded protein: MGVIGRIKTELEKPRKSRPLGSGWLSGSLSILAGLAGLLIVMIRFFPQTFTMPELSIIHESSYITVFLRAVLLLGYLLALISILLSRNKVLGWTGLAIVLTASLFGSAPAVEPGQSAQALYFGLDYFIVNVLFIGFLFVPLERFLPHKGEQTVFRPEWQEDMFYYLVSSMLVQVLSFLTMAPSNLVNKNLDMSQIVATIEALPFVVQVIVIMVATDFVQYWVHRAFHTFPFLWRFHSIHHSTQSMDWLAGARMHFLEIAVLRGLTAVPMFTLGFKPEAIQAYLLIVYFYSSFIHANLGIKFGFLERFLVTPRFHHWHHGSERAAIDINYASHFPLFDWLFGTHHLPEDEWPQKYGVAGGGVPKGYWQQLLHPFRKPTK
- a CDS encoding leucine-rich repeat domain-containing protein, which codes for MGFKSFLFTGVVATGLFIGQNVWADPMQEALDKIAQCNEKRCNQLRLSGIKGLTVIPAEALSIAKLDSLDLSRLEITDLSMIAKMPWLKEINLSGTPVTDLSGLSGLKALRVLNLSNSKVTDLTPLAGMGALQKLDISRTGISDISVLAKLGALQKLILTKSAVTDISPLAGMGGLEELSLTRVAVTDFGPLAGLGALEELDLSETGISDLSPLAGLAALRTLKITETKVSDLAPLADLRLLGGLSASFTQVSDLAPLAKLKNLQNIFVNGTQVSDLGPLAGMMVLYGLDLSETGVSDISPLANSPELKSLYLNKTEVADISAVASMPKLQTLNLKGTKVADITPVSGLAEISSLDLNETAVSDISALAGKEKLSNLDLNRTGVADLSPLAGLPKLRSLDVSDTKVTDLSPLIGLPKFRSLTVYNLTSLDKSQLDKLQESGVKLRGLDE